A single window of Polaribacter sp. SA4-10 DNA harbors:
- a CDS encoding T9SS type A sorting domain-containing protein, giving the protein MKQIYILLIILFSVNTYSQNCNIGNETTSDDFLADDLSKDFLLGVKFTLAEEGTLTSMNLVGNDSGSGVQMAVYEDLNNVPNNLIASSDLGTVASGVTSLPVAATLLPAGDYWIMAVYEDTGAHSNFSLTATGNPGFYKSVTYGSAIPTNGSDFTGYSGIDFLYFLEIDCGNSQNCNIGNETTSDDFLADDLSKDFLLGVKFTLAEEGTLTSMNLVGNDSGSGVQMAVYEDLNNVPNNLIASSDLGTVASGVTSLPVAATLLPAGDYWIMAVYEDTGAHSNFSLTATGNPGFYKSVTYGSAIPTNGSDFTGYSGIDFLYFLEIDCGGSTLSINSYNTEVSIFPNPASDFITISNQENIESFIIINQLGQKVLKGINNNEEIDVRSLKSGLYFLKFENGNAIKFIKK; this is encoded by the coding sequence ATGAAACAAATTTACATTCTATTAATTATTCTTTTTAGCGTAAACACCTATTCTCAAAATTGCAATATTGGGAATGAAACTACATCAGATGATTTTTTAGCTGATGATCTAAGTAAAGATTTCTTATTAGGCGTTAAATTTACGCTTGCGGAAGAAGGTACATTAACATCTATGAATTTAGTAGGAAATGATTCTGGATCAGGAGTACAAATGGCTGTTTATGAGGATCTTAATAATGTTCCTAATAACTTAATAGCATCTAGTGATTTAGGTACAGTTGCTAGTGGGGTTACATCTCTTCCTGTAGCTGCAACTTTGCTTCCGGCAGGTGATTATTGGATTATGGCGGTGTATGAAGATACTGGAGCCCATTCAAACTTCTCCCTAACTGCAACAGGAAATCCTGGTTTTTATAAATCTGTAACATATGGATCTGCAATACCAACTAATGGTTCTGATTTTACAGGCTATTCAGGAATAGATTTTTTATATTTTTTAGAAATAGATTGTGGTAATTCTCAAAATTGCAATATTGGGAATGAAACTACATCAGATGATTTTTTAGCTGATGATCTAAGTAAAGATTTCTTATTAGGCGTTAAATTTACGCTTGCGGAAGAAGGTACATTAACATCTATGAATTTAGTAGGAAATGATTCTGGATCAGGAGTGCAAATGGCTGTTTATGAAGATCTTAATAATGTTCCTAATAACTTAATAGCATCTAGTGATTTAGGTACAGTTGCTAGTGGGGTTACATCTCTTCCTGTAGCTGCTACTTTGCTTCCGGCAGGTGATTATTGGATTATGGCGGTGTATGAAGATACTGGAGCCCATTCAAACTTCTCCCTAACTGCAACAGGAAATCCCGGTTTTTATAAATCTGTAACATATGGATCTGCAATACCAACTAATGGTTCTGATTTTACAGGCTATTCAGGAATAGATTTTTTATATTTTTTAGAAATAGATTGTGGCGGTAGTACTCTTTCTATTAATAGTTATAATACAGAAGTTTCAATATTTCCGAACCCTGCATCTGACTTTATTACCATTTCAAACCAAGAAAACATAGAGAGTTTCATAATTATAAATCAATTAGGGCAAAAAGTTCTAAAAGGAATTAATAATAATGAAGAAATAGATGTTAGAAGTTTAAAAAGTGGTTTATATTTCTTAAAATTTGAAAACGGAAATGCAATCAAATTTATAAAAAAATAA